From Kwoniella pini CBS 10737 chromosome 5, complete sequence:
ACCTATTACATCTGATCgaacaaaatcatttgCTTTACTTGGTGGAACAGCAAAGGCTGTATTTGGTAATGATACTATCGCGGCTCCTTCTGGAATGTTTGGTGCGTATTACATTCTTTACCCCCCTGTGCTCCATTACAAGCCATACAGTGATATAAGAGCTGATAAATAACTTGCAACTCGTGTGTTTATAGCTAACACCGATACCAAATCATTTTGGAATCTTACCGAAGAGATTTATCGATTCACGCCTACTTTGATCACGGAGAATCTTAATCAACATACTGTAGATGAGGTAAGTCTCTTTTTGTTAGCGCATTTATAGGTTTCAAACAATATTCAAACTGATTCATTATCGTACTATTTGAATAGCGAATTAGCCTTGAAGGTCATTTGAACGCTACCAAGTTTTTCTATAAATTAATCAGGAATACTGAAGGTTGGAAGGCAGACTAGATTGCCTGGAAATACAATATCATGTATATGTGGTAATATCCAAAAAGCACATTCGAAAAATATTAAGAAGTATATTCAAATATGTCATGTATCATGTCCTACGTCACGTCTGATATTTCATTAAGCGTATCAAAACTCACGATGTAGACTGCATAAGTGTGTATCAATCTCTTAAAGCAGAATACGAAATAATATCGACTCATATAAAGGACAGATCCCAATCCATCActtcttttttttactATTCTATCTAAATTCGTAATTATCTACTTCTATTGTTCCCCATTGATACCTCCTCTAGCATTATAGTTCTTTTCTCCGGCTAATCTTATAGCCCAAGTCTATCCAATCAAAGCAAATGAGCATCAACTCCTTTTCtcaaaattagaattttttttttaaaaaacagaaaaaaacaatcaagTGTGAACTTACAAATTCATAAGttttaattgaatcttCATATGGAGACAATATGACTGATTTATCCGATTTACCATCTATTACATCTATCAtagcttcaatttcagaataataacaatcatcctaattattttaaaatataattaataCTTTTTAGCACATCATCATATGTATATCTATCTGTTTTGAAAGGTTTGAAACTAACATTTGTGAAAATTGTCCGTACTAAATGAAACAGGTTTATCAATTAGTTGAAAATGGTATTTTTGAGAgataaactcaccttcctcTAAATCTCCAGGTTTCCTTACATataatttaggtgaaattcCATAAGGATCTACCAATCTAAATTTCCAACCATCTGCAACAATAAGTAATTCACAATCGTAATCTCCCTctggaaagaaaaaataataatacaCAAAATGAACGTCAACATATTTCACGATTGCGAATAGATGAACAAATCTTCAACTCACCATGAAGACAAACAGCATGAACAAGACTTCCTGTAGCTCCACTTTCGTATCTCCATGTAGCAGAGGTTACCCTTGGAATTCGATCTTCAGGTTTAACTAAACCTTTTTCGttaaattggaaaatggATAATTCTCCTGCTTTATCAGTATGTTCTACTGTATTGGTATGAACTGAGTCAAGAATAATAGGCGGAGTGAAAAATCGTGTCAAATCGCCTGTAAGGTGGTTTATCGTTATTCAGAATCCAGTCAATACTATAATTATTGCAGTAGGACGCCCAGGCAAGGTGTTTGATGGAAAACGACTCACAAATATGAGTGGCTTGAGTGACAATTGCTATATTGTCGTCAGATTATCAGTAATGTCGTCATCTCAGAATTCATACGACATGAAGACTCACGTCCTGGTTCACGGGATTTACTCCAATAGCCATAGAAATCTTTGGCTGCGAAATCACTAAAAGCACACGAGTATCAATTAATGCTTGTCCACGATTGATGTCGGATCCCAAACTGACTATGCAAATAAATACGAAGCTTGAGTGTGCATCACAGTCAGATTGttctcatcaatcaatcgTCTATCGGTGAGTCGATCAGCGAGAAAACACATAATGTAAGACACGTATGCCAGCAGTTTAATCTTACTTGATCTCTTGAGCAGCTAGAATTTTACcatatatcagcttgattcaattgattccCCAATGAACTTTTTGTAGCAATTTGACATACCTTTAAGATACCTCAACATGTACCCAACACTGGTAACATTTCCGTTCTCCTTTAACTTTTTTCCAACAGCTTCTACATCGCTGAAATCTTCTACATCGCTAATAGGTTTTTCAATGAACAATCCAATCTTAGGGAAATACTGAATAAGTTCGAGCTCGTTATCATGTCCAGGCTTTGTTGAACCTCTACAATTTGCTTGAAATCCTAATACGGCCAGGCTGTATATCAATCATAGTCATGAGTATGAAGATTACAGAGGTTGAGAACAGAAGGATAGCAAACATATGTTAATTTTCGGAAAAACGCAAACagatattgattttcaaaaactGACTGAGGGGTATCAATTCCTTTCAGGTTCTCTCCCGCTTCTTTGATACTTGTGAATACTTTGGTATGTTCATATCCAGTTTTCACATTTGCATCAGCTCTCTTTATAGTTAAAACATTATTCGCTCTTTCAGTGTTCAAATCAATGAGACCGACAACATTGAGTCTTTCGCCTAATTTCCTGGTGATCAAGGAAAACAAGGTCAAAATCAGTCGCGTGCAACTGAATGAGAGGATAGAATTGACTAACTGTTCGAGTCTTTTGGACTATTTATATAAGATAGAGTATATCAGCTATATACGAAGTGCATCGAATCAAAGATATGGATATGAACGAACGTGATTCCATGGTCCTTCAGTTGATCCTATATACCGAAAAATCTGTAAGTGGAAGATCTTGTAAAAATCTGATATAATGTGAAGTACTTACCGAAATTGATTGGCCCAGCACCAAGAAGTAAAACATTAAATCTACTTGACATGTTTTATGATAACActaaaatatatatataatctaATCTAATCTTAATCAGAATAAGATAGGAAATGgtaaattggaattgaaacGAGTTACATCCCGAAAGTAGAGAAAGGTGAGGATTATCATGATTTTTATACCCCACATTTTCGATTGATGTTATTGATAATAGGGGATTAAATGTCTACACAGTACCATTTGAGCACTCTTCAAGGAAAGCGGGGTATATTCGGGTCACACTTGAATCCGATAAATCCCCTTTAATTCTCCATACACCCATATTATTGCATCATTTTTATTCCGGATCACCATTTAAGCTTAAAAACCATGTGCCACAGCTCAAcctgaaaattcaaatgcCGTAATCTTCCAAGAGAGAGAACATTATTGAGTGAACACCGGTTTAATCACGTGATCATTTACACTTGTAGGATTGAATCAGATAAGTTTAAGCGAGTTAACcatttaaataatgatgaatcacTTTACTTTACACACAGTAACGAGTTTGTAATGGAAACACAAAGACATcacatcaatcaattcatcaacattaCTTACTCATCATACTTTATCAGTAGTAATATCTTTCCTTGCAATCAGTTCTCAATCTCTTTTTAGAAAAGATCCTTCGTTTGGTATATCGTATCTCTGGTAGATACCCTCTCGGCCATCCTCAATATTGCTCAgcattcattcattcaatctCGATATACCCTATTTAGCCATTGATACATCTCGATTATGtccaaggtgagttgacgCGTCGTAGCTGTTTCTGATCGATAAGGAGCGTTGCTGATACTCTGACTTTCGAACAGGCTCAATTTTTGCGCGAGTATAAGCTGGTAGTtgttggtggtggtggtaagTTCAGTCTTTGATATTCCAAAATACCGGTCTGTGCGTAGGAAATGCCTTTCAGTGCTTGGAGCGCACTTGAACCGAAGAGAGAAGAGGCTGGCGCAATTGAAACTACGAATATGATGGATGTCTATATATGGCTGAGACTCACCACGAATATATACCCATTCAACGATTGCCTCAACATCATAACGCTCGAACCTCCTTCTCCAACTCATAGCTGATATAAAGTGATATGACAGGTGTTGGTAAATCAGCATTGACGATACAGTTCATCCAATCACATGTAAGCTATGTCCTCACTCAGCGTTACGTTATGATAATATCTGCTAACAATTCTCTCAACTCCTTAGTTTGTTGATGAGTGAGTGAAATCTTGGGATACAGCTGTGCCGTGGCGTTTAAAAGTGGTTCGTGCTGATTTTAGCCTACAATGGCTTGAAGATATGATCCTACAATTGGTAAGCTGCATGTCCGCTCCGCCTCTCTAAGATAATAACAGCTGATTCATATTCGCATTGTAGAGGATTCATACAGGAAACAATGCATTATAGATGAGGAAGTAGCTTTACTCGACGTACTTGATACAGCCGGACAAGAGGAATATGGTGCCATGCGAGAACAATATATGCGAACTGGTACGTAGATCAGCTTCCAGGTACCCAAACACTTCAATGGTGAAGCTGACTTTCCCTATGATCCAGGTGAGGGGTTCTTATTGGTATACTCGATCACCTCGCGGAGTTCGTTCGAGGAAGTGTCAACTTTCCATCAACAGATCCTAAGGGTGAGTCAGCTAGGCCGTGACTTCTTCGG
This genomic window contains:
- a CDS encoding Ras-like protein: MSKAQFLREYKLVVVGGGGVGKSALTIQFIQSHFVDEYDPTIEDSYRKQCIIDEEVALLDVLDTAGQEEYGAMREQYMRTGEGFLLVYSITSRSSFEEVSTFHQQILRVKDKDYFPVVVVANKCDLEYERQVQPHEGRDLAKRFNAQCIETSAKQRVNVDEAFIAVVRAIRRYQKESGPPQAVGTPGKSATGGVGGRADAKDDQVDKGCCAGCVVL